From Chrysemys picta bellii isolate R12L10 chromosome 1, ASM1138683v2, whole genome shotgun sequence:
CAAGATGTTGATTTTACCAGCACTACGAGTTGCCCACCTTCTGACCAAATGTACAGAACCACAACATAACAAGCACAATATTCTAACCACCAATGTTACTTAAAAGCAAAATATAGTATATAAAAAGCAAACCTTGACCAGAATTCTTCACAAGTACTCTGTGGGCCTTCTACACAAATGACACCTGGTTTCCCAGGCATGCTAAACCCCGACAGAGCGAGCTCCTTAGACCAATCAACAATATTCTTTCTTTTATGCTTGTTGTAGATGTGATGACTATAGATCCATAATCTAGTGAAAATGACATCTTCTGACTGCATAGTCCTCAATGTCGTCACTGAGGAAGATGAAAGCTCCTTATCGATATAAGCAGCTGCATGATCTTTAACCCATTCTCTTGCATTTAATACACAGACCTCACCACTGCAGTTTCTCTTCAAGTATGTTTTTAGATCTGTGTTCAGCTGAATCTGCTGTGATCGGCTTATTGATGGTGACCTAAGGAAAAAATATTAACGCATCTTGTTAGCATATCTTTTTTAAAGACTGTGTGTTCTTTGGGGCTGTCTCTTGCTATTATTTATTGATCTAGTAAATTTTAGCTTTTAGTTCCCTGTCTAGAAATATGCAGTACCTGACAGTAATTTCTGGTAGAACAGCTGGGTAGTTAAGTGGTAAAGCACAGGATAAAGAAAGCATTAcctaaacaaaaagaaaagggaaaaaaaaaaagggcattaAAATCTGAtctgaaatgtctttttttttttcctttaaaaaatatggCTACATTACCATAGTGGCATCAGCAACCTCTTGTTTTATATTCAGTATAAACTGAACTTTTGAAGATGGGATCTCTGACGTCTTATTATCAATATAATGTTTTAGTTCTGCTACAGCCAGCTGGTCAGTCACAATAAACTCATCTTCATCAGGAAACATACTAGAAAGTAGGTCTAACTCAGAAAGTTGTACTTCAGCTTCTTCCAAATTAGTCATTTTGGCCATGTTTTAGCTGTTTCCTAAATAAAGAaattaggaaaaaaatgaaaagacaatTCTAATAGATACAAGCACAAGTTTAAGGTCCAATCATGCAACTGTAATGTGAGTAATATTAATTCATATAAGTAATCCCACCaaaatcaatgggattgctcATAAGAGCAATATCAgctaagggtttgcaggatgggggccaATATAGAAATGGTGgctgaaatcttggccctattTAAATAAATCAGAACACTTATgacatcccattgatttcaatagggccaggatttcaccctgtgttTTCACTCAAATGTCTTTGGATTACACAGTGTGGTATGTTTTGAATTTCATCATTTGTGTTGTTTTGGTATTTGCAGTGCTGGATAAGGCTATGCTTAGGGGTCTGTCCTTCCAACAATATGTGGGGAAATTAGGCATATAGTGCCAATTTAAGCATCAAAGTGCAGAAAAGTGGTCAGAAAAGTGATTGTAGAAATGGTAAATTATTGCTCAttggatctagggtgaccagacgtcccgattttatcgggactgtcctgatatttgcttgtttgtcctgcgtcctgaccaatgttaggtcgggacactggacaaacaagcaaaggctcTGGAGCCCAGaagggctcgcgccccccccccctcctttccccattggcttcctccccaaatccccatctcttccccaagcacgccattcctcctccctccacaagcgctggagggaggccccggagatgcAGGGGGAGCGAGGGGCCGGGGTGAGAGTCCAGCCtagccccgagcgcaggcaggactcagttgggcggtacctggagggagagtagggggcggcccgcggggccaggcggcggctgttctccccacctgggcagcaggactcgggaccctactctccctccaggtaccgcccaa
This genomic window contains:
- the RWDD2B gene encoding RWD domain-containing protein 2B — encoded protein: MAKMTNLEEAEVQLSELDLLSSMFPDEDEFIVTDQLAVAELKHYIDNKTSEIPSSKVQFILNIKQEVADATMVMLSLSCALPLNYPAVLPEITVRSPSISRSQQIQLNTDLKTYLKRNCSGEVCVLNAREWVKDHAAAYIDKELSSSSVTTLRTMQSEDVIFTRLWIYSHHIYNKHKRKNIVDWSKELALSGFSMPGKPGVICVEGPQSTCEEFWSRVRRLTWRRILIRHREDISLDGSHAEMQKQRKFSSFEEKVFDAHGTRGNHMDLGQLYHFLDEKGCADVFQMYFGVEGC